In Mycolicibacterium gadium, the genomic window TCCGGCGCCGCCGCCGATCGCGGCCGCTGAATATGATCCGGCAACAGGCACGTATGTTGGTCCGGACGGACGTGTGTACACACAGTCCAACCTGGCCCGAAGTGCCGCAGAGGAGCAAACATGGCAGACGATGCTGATGCCCCCGAGGGGGAACTGACCAACAGCGCGGCGTCCGAGGAGAAATCCGGCGCCGCAGAGCCGGAGTCACCCGCTGAGGAGGAGAGCACCGCATCGTCGGGTGACAAGGCATCGTTGTCTGATGCTGCCGATCCGCCGGACGTGGACGCTGTAGAGCCGGTCGACGAGGACGCGGCGTCCTACGACGAAGAGGCAGCGGCTGCATCAGATGTGAAGGCTCCGAAGGCGCCGATGTCGCCTGTTCGGCTCGCGACGATCGCAGGACTCGTCGTGGTGATTCTGCTCGCCGGACTGGCCGGCTGGACGGGCTACCGCGGATACCAGGCGTATCAGGGCGAGAAAGCACGGCAACTCTTCCTGCAAGTAGGTAGGCAGGGTGCGCTCAACCTGACGACGATCGACTGGCAGAACGCCGAGGCCGACGTGCAGCGCGTGCTCGATTCGGCGACCGGAACGTTTTACGACGATTTCCAGAACCGCTCGGCACCGTTTGTTCAGGTGGTGAAGCAGGCGCAGTCGAAGTCGGTCGGGACGATCGCCGAGGCGGGGCTGGAGTCGGCAACCGATAACGAGGCGCAGGTGCTTGTCGCGGTGACCGTGAACACCTCGAATGTCGGTGCACCCCAGCAAGAGCCGCGTGCATGGCGGATGCGGTTGACGGTTCAGAAGGTCGGTGACGACGCAAAGGTGTCCAACGTGGAGTTCGTGCCGTGAGCAGCAAACACCGGATGCCGGCGGGAAGCGGCAAAGAGTCCGTCGAAAAAGCTGAAGAGCCCACGGAGGACACGGCTGTCGCCGAAGCAACGGACGCCGAGGTCAACGACGCCGAGGTTACCGACGCCGAGACGACGGATGCCGAGGTAATCGACACGGAGTCCTCTGCCACCGAGGAGTCAACGGAATCTGCCGAGGAGTCAGCGGAATCCGCGGACGCGCCCACCGCCGAAAAGAAGAAGACCAATTGGGCACGCGTGTTCGCATTCGGCGTGCTGCCGGCGATTGCGCTGTTGCTGGCGCTGGGAGCTGGGTACGCGCGGTGGGAGCTCAACACCAGCGAATATGGTGCCGTGCCACCGGCTGCATCGGAGCAGAATCCTTCTCCGGCATTCGATTCGGTGAATGCGGCCAAGGAGAGCACCATCAAGATGCTGTCGTACAAGCCGGATACCGTCGAGCAGGAGCTCAACGCCGCCCGCGATCTGTTGACGGGTGAGTTCCGGGATTCGTACACGTCGCTGATCAACGATGTGGTGATCCCGGGGGCGACCCAGAAGCAGATTTCGGCCGTCGCGTCGGTTCCGGCCGCTGCGTCGGTGTCGGCCGATCCGACCCATGCCGTGGTGCTGGTCTTTGTCAACCAAACGGTGGTCGTCGGCCAGGAGCTTCCGACCGACACGGCATCCAGCGTGCGGGTGACACTGGACAAGGTCGATGGCCGCTGGCTGATTTCGGAGTTCGAACCCGTCTGATGCTCGAACCCGAGACCATCGACGTCGCGACGCCTGTGGTGCAACTGCGTGTGCTGTCGTGGGGTGCTGAGGGTGCGCCGATCGCGTTGTGTCTGCATGGTTTTCCCGACACCGCGCATGGCTGGCGCAAGCTGGCGCCATTGCTCGTCGATGCGGGATGGCGGGTGATCGCGCCGTTCAACCGCGGCTACGCACCGTCGTCGCTGCCCTCCGACGGCAGCTTTCACATCGGTGCACTGATGGACGATGCGCTGCGGGTGCTCGACGCGGTCGGGCCGACGGGCCGCGATGTGATCGTTGGACACGACTGGGGCGCCATGGCCGGTGCGGGGCTGGCCGCGATGCCGGACAGTCCGTTCAAGAAGGCCGTGATCATGTCGGTGCCGCCGAGCGCATCGTTCCGGCCGCCCGGCGGCGGGAGGGTGTCCGACGCCGGACGACTCGTCGCGACGTTACCGGCGCAGCTCCTGAAGAGCTGGTACATACTGTTCTTCCAGTTGCCTTGGCTACCAGAACGTTCCACCAAATGGATCGTGCCGCGGCTGTGGCGGAAATGGTCGCCCGGATATCGAGCCGACGAGGATGTGCGGCACGTCGAGGCGGCCATCGGCGCTCCCGATCGTTGGCGCGCCGCACTGGGCTACTACCGCGCAGTCATACGCAATTCGAAAGTGCCGACCCAGTACGCCGAGCTGCACCAACACTGGCTTGAAGCGCCGAAGATTCCCACCCTTTATCTGCACGGCCGCGACGATGGTTGTGCCACACCCGATTACGCGCAGTGGGTTCAGAAGGTCCTGCCGGATGGCAGTGAGGTGGCGATCGTCGAGGACGCCGGGCATTTCCTCCAGCTCGATCAGCCTGACGTGGTCGCGAAGCAGATTCTCGACTTCGTCGGCTAGTCGATGACGGTCCGCCGACTGTCCGCTGTGGACGCGCAGACGTACTGGATGGCGGCGAAGATCCCGAATGACACGGTTCTGCTGTACGGATTCGATGGCGTACCCGCGGATTTGGACGCCGCGATCGAGGAGATCGCCCAGCGCGCCCGCGGTTGTCCCGATCTGACTGTGTGCATCGAGGATGGCGGACGTTTCAGGTACCCGGCGTGGGTGCATCACGAGGTCGACCGCTCGCAGTTTGTGGTGCACAACATGGGGGACAGCAGCTTTCAACAGTGTCTGGACGAGGCGCGCGTTCTGACCGCCGAGCGGCTGGATGCGCGGGTGGCGGCTTGGCGCATGCATGTCTTCACCGGCATCGAGGGTGTGCCGGGGGTGGGTGGGCCGGGTACGGTTGCGGTGCTACACATCTCGCACGCCCTCGGCGGCGGCGGACGAACGTCGGCGCCCGCGGCGATCATGTTCGGCCGACGCGATGGCGTCGTACCGGGGATCGATGCTCCGCGCACCGGGCCTGTGCGGCTACCGATCGCGGGGTTTCGCGCGGCCCGTGCGCACCGCCGGTTGGTCGAAGACACCGGGGCGGGAAGGGTTCCCTCGCCGGCAGATCTGCGACCGGCGCTGCGGACCAACGATCGACCTGCGGGATCGCGGTACTTGCGGACCCTGGTGCGACGGCGTTCGGACCTGAACGGCCCGACGGTGACGGTGGCGGCGCTGTCTGCCGTATCGGGGGCGCTGGCCGCGCAGTTGCGGTGCCTCGGTGAGGATCCGTCGTTCCTGGGAGCTGAGGTGCCGATGGCGAAGCCACCACCGCAGTTGGCGTACAACCACTTCGGGAACGTCGGTGTGGGTCTGTACCCCGAGCTGGCCGAGTCGGAGCGTGGTGTGCGTATCGCCGCTGATCTCGATGCGCGTCGTCGCCGAGCCGCGCACCCGGCCATACGGATGGCGGACCGCGCGTTCGCCGCGACGCCGGCGCCGTTGTTGCGTTGGGGCATGGATCGATTCGATCCCGATGTCCGTGTCTCGAACGTCACGGGTAACACCGTCGTGTCGAGCGTGAATTGCGGCGCGATGGATTTCCATTTCGGTGGCGCGCGGGTCACTGTGGCGTGCGCGTTCCCCGGCCTGTCACCGATGATGGGGCTGACGCATGCCGTGTGCGGAGTCGGCGACACAATCCTCTTGAGCGTGCACGCGGCCGAGTCGGCGATCGGCGACATCGACGCCTACGTCGAAAGATTGGACGCTGCGCTCTGACGCTGTCCCAACGCTGACCGGCTCAGAATGGTGCTGGGTCGTGGTCGCTTGGGGGTCGTGGTCGGGTGGGGAAGTAGGTGTTGTCGTACTCGTTTCCGACGCTGTCGCCTGGGTTGTGCTGATTGCGGGCGCGTTGTTCGGCTTCGGTGTGGATCAGTGTTTGGTTGTGTCGGCGTTCGTCGTTGATGGCTTGGGTGCGGTTCTGGGCTCGGGTGGTGGTGCGTCGGGGCATGGCCAGCCCGCGCGCTGGGTCGGTGGTGGGCGGGGTGGAGCGGTGACCCCGGACGGGCGCGGTGGGGCGGCACAGGGTGGGGAACAGCAGTCGGCTGCCGGGATAGGTGGTGTAGGTCTGGCCCTGCGGGCAGGTCCAGATGACGGTGCCGTCGGGGTGTTGTTCGTCAGCCCAGCCCCAGAAGGTTTTGAGTAAGTGGTGTTTTCGGCACAGAACTTTGAGGTTCGACGCCTGGGTCGGACCGTGCGGGTAGGCGATGGTGTGGTCGACATCGCAGCGGTGGGCGGGCTCATCGCAGCCCGGGAACCGGCACGTCATATCGCGGCACCGCACAAACGTCGCCAACACCGCCGAGGGGATATAGCGCGGCTCAGGTGGGTTGTTGCCCGGATGCACGACCGGCACTAGCTTGGCGCTGCCGGCGATTTTGGCGGCCAACAGCGGGGCGGGCAGCATCCCGCGACCCACGACCAGCGCCGGCGGGGTGGCCGCGATGACCGGTGTCCACGGTGTCGGGGCGAGGGCTTCGCGCCAGGTCATCTCCTGCCACGGTTTGCGATCGGGATCCACCGGTGCTTCGCCGTCCAACTGGGCCGGGGTGTCATCGGTCAGTGACTCCTCGTGAGCGATCACATGGACCACCACCGCACTGGATTGGGCGTCTTTTGCCGGGCAGTCGGGGTCCTCACATAAGCAGGCCAGCCGGTCGGCTTTGTGCCCGAGCGCGCCGAGTGCGGCGGCGCGGCGCTGATCCAGGGTGCGCGGATCGCGCTCGCACACCGTGCGCGCCATGGCGTCCAACCGTTGGTCCAGGGCCTCGCCGTCGGTGATGATGAGCCGGCCTTCGATGAACACCACACCTGATCCGTCGTCGGGGTCGTGGATGTCGACATGGCAGTTGCGGGCGGAGGATTCGGTGCGCCGTACCGCGGCGGGGTCATAGCGATTGACCCAGTAGTCGATCTGGGTTTCGGTCTTGTGCGCCGACAGCGATCCCCAGTCTTGGACCTGGGCGGCGATCTCGGTGTCGACTTTGGCCATCGTGTCGGGATCGCTGATCAGCCGGGTGCGGGCCACGATCGCGGACACCAGCCGGTAGGTGATGGCCCCGGCGGCGAACACCTCACCCACCCGCGGGAGCCGTTCGCGCAACCCGATGGCGATCAGCAGTTGATGCGAGGCCACCCCCAAAGAGACGTTCTGCGCGGCGGCCACCGACGCCGCCACGGCACCCCAGTTGTCCAGACACCACTGCTCCCGCTCCTCAGAGCCGTCGACGGCCCACATCCGTTCGAGCTCCTCAGCGGTCGCCAACAGCCGACGGGCACACGCGGCGTTCTCCACCCGCGCCCACGCCCCCACCGATGCACCACCGCGGCTGCGGCTGGCCGCCTCAACGAGTTGATCGAACATAGGTTCGACACTAATCGGACCATCGACCGCGAACCAGCAGCTCACCCCAACCTGTGGATAAAACCGGCATTGGGGATAACTTCACGCCCGATATCACGTTCGGAGCGACGCGATCCCCACTTCAAGTGCTGCTTCGAGGTAGCTCAGGTCGCCGGTGGCCAACATGATGCCGACGCCGCCAACATCCACGGAGCCATCCTCAGCGTCGACGGGGGCTGGTCGGCGGTTTAACACATGGCCTAGATTTTGTTGCATGACTGCATACGATTCCGCTGCTGATATCGGCCTGTTGATCCTGCGAGTCGTCCTCGGTCTCACCATGGCCGCGCACGGGTACAACAAGTTCTTCGGCAAGGGCGGACTGAAGGGGACGGCCGGCTGGTTCGACAGCATGGGCATGAAGCCGGGCATGTTCCACGCCCGCATCGCCGCGACCACCGAGATGGCAGCGGGCATCGGCCTGGCCGTTGGCCTGCTGACACCGATCCCCGCCGCGGGCTTCGTCGCTCTGATGCTCGTCGCCGCATGGACCGTGCACCGGCCAAACGGCTTTTTCATCGTCAAGGAGGGCTGGGAGTACAACCTGGTGCTCGCGGCATCGGCGGTAGGCATCGCCACGATCGGGGCGGGGAAGTACAGCCTCGACTATGCGTTGTTCCGCACGTCGGCGCTCTACGACTTCCTGCACGGCTGGTGGGGCCTGGTCATCGCGCTCGGTCTCGGTCTGGCCGGCGGCATCGGGCAGCTGGCCATCTTCTACCGGCCACCGGCCAAAGCCGACGCCTAGCTTCTGCAAGTCCGGCGAACTGTTTCCGCGCGGCTAGAACACGTTCTAGTCTTTCGGCCATGGGATTTCTCAAGCCCGACATGCCCGTCGTCGACTTCGCCGAGTGGAGCAAGGGTTCACGCTCGGAGAAGATTCGGCCGATGGCCGAACACTGGGCCGAGGTCGGCTTCGGCACACCTGTCGTGATGCACCTGTTCTACGTCGTCAAGATCCTGCTCTACATCCTCGGCGGCTGGCTGTTCGCGCTCGCCACCACAGGTGTGGACGGCTTCACCAACGTCGCCGAGTGGTGGACCGAACCGATCGTGTTCCAGAAGGTCGTGCTGTACACCATGCTGTTCGAGGTCATCGGCCTCGGCTGCGGGTTCGGCCCGCTGAACAACCGGTTCTTCCCGCCGCTGGGATCGATCCTGTACTGGTTGCGGCCCAACACCATTCGGCTGCCACCGTGGCCGAACCGGATACCGCTGACCAAGGGTGACGCCCGAACCCCCCTCGACGTCGTGCTCTACGGCGCACTGCTGGTGGTGCTGCTCATCGCGCTGTTCTCCGACGGCACCGGACCGGTTCCGGCACTCGGCACCACGGTCGGCGTGCTGCCGATGTGGCAGATCTGGACCATTCTCGGGCTGCTGGCCCTGGCGGGTCTGCGCGACAAGGTGATCTTCTTGGCCGCCCGCGGCGAGGTGTACGGCTCCTTCGTCGTCGCGTTCCTGTTCGTGGGCTACGGGGTCGACATGATCATCGCCGCCAAACTGGTCTGCGTGGCGATCTGGATGGGCGCGGCCACGTCGAAACTGAACAAACACTTCCCATTCGTGATCTCGACGATGATGTCGAACAACCCGCTGATCCGGACACGCTGGCTCAAGCGCAAATTCTTCGAGCGGTTCCCCGATGATCTGCGTCCCGGTCCGGTATCGAGGTTCATCGCCCATTTCAGCACCGCGATCGAGATGCTGGTTCCGTTGGTGCTGCTGTTCTCCCACGGCGGGTGGCCGACGTACATCGCCGCGTTCGTCATGCTGTGCTTCCACTTCGGCATTCTGTCAGCGATCCCGATGGGCGTTCCGCTGGAGTGGAACGTCTTCATGATGTTCTGCGTCATAACGCTTTTCGTCGGCCACGCCGAGGTCGGTCTGTCCGACATGACCACGCCGTTGCCCGCGGTCCTGTTCCTGCTGCTGGCCACCATCGTGGTGCTCGGCAACCTGTTCCCGCGCAAGATCTCGTTCCTGCCGGGCATGCGGTACTACGCCGGAAACTGGGACACCACGTGGTGGTGCATCAAACCCTCGGCCAGCGAGAAGATCGAGCGCGGGCTCGTCGCCATTGCCAGCATGCCGGCCTCGCAGCTCGAGAAGGTCTACGGCAGCCCGGAACAGGCGATGATCTACCTGTACAAGGGATATGCGTTCCGCGGCTTCAACTCTCACGGTAAGGCGCTGCTGACGCTGGTGCACCATGCGCTGGCCGGCCGCAACCAGGACGAGTACGTGATCACCGAAGGCGAGCGGCTCTGCAGCACCGCGGTGGGATGGAATTTCGGCGACGGCCATATGCACAACGAGCAGCTGATCGCCGCGATGCAGAAGCGCTGCAACTTCGAACCCGGTGAGGTACGCGTCATCATCCTCGACGCGCAACCGTTTCACCGGCAGCGTCAGGAGTACCGGTTGGTCGACGCGGCGACGGGGGGGTTCGAGCGTGGCTATGTCAACGTGTCCGACATGGTCATGGGACAGCCGTGGAGCGACGACATCCCCATCCACGTGACGTGGTCGGCGGCGGACTCTAGCCCATCACATCCCTGACCTTGACGTCCTCGAGCCCCTCCAGCATCAGGCCGCGCGCCACGTCGAGGTGCTTGCGCCAGTGAGCCTCGGCCGCCGCGCCGTCGCCCGATCGCAGCAGCTGCATCAGGCGGCGGTACGAGCGCATGAGCTTGTCGTAGTCCGCCTTGGACACCGGTCGGCCCTCTTTGAAGACGAATGCGGTGTGCCGCACCGTGATCTCGTGCAGCATGCCCGAGATGATCGCGAGCGTCGTGTTGCCCGACAGCTGCACCATGCGCAGGTGGAAATCGGCCGTCGTCTCCGCGAGCCGGTCCGAACGCCAATCGGTCGGCAGATGCTCGTCGAGCATCCGGTCGAGCTCATCGAACACATCGCTGGTACCCGACTCGGCGAGCAGCCGAGCGGCCATCGGCTCGATACCCGACTGCGCCGTCATCAGATCGGCGATCGTGGCGCCCGACAGCTCGAGTAGCAGACCTGCGGGCCGCGCGACGATTTCGGGGCCGGGTACGCGAACACGGGCGCCGGTGCGCGAGCCGCGACGAACCTCGACGAGGCGTTCGGATTCCAGCACGCGTACCGCTTCGCGCAGCGTCGGCCTGCTGACCCCGAAATGGGCCATCAGCTCGGCCTCGTTGGGCAGGAAATCGCCGTCTTTGAGCTGGCCATCGACCACCATGCGCCGTAACGTGCCAGCGACGAGCTCGGCGGTCTTCGGCGACCGAACCGCCGTGCGCCCGCCGACGCCGTCCGGCCCGATCATCGGCGCCAGAGGTGTACTACGAGCCACTCCACACTCCACGGATATCTGCTGGCCGTCTACCAGCTATACAACTCAGTAAACCATGTGGAAGATTGACGACAGTGCACATCGCGTGATGTGCGGCTCGGGTCAGCCTACCAACCAGTAGGTTGACCTAGTAATCTTTGTTCCTCTACCTTCGGGGACTACACGACTTTCAAAGGAGATAGGTCATGGCTGAAGCCGTCATCGTCGAGGCTGTCCGGTCGCCGGTCGGCAAGCGCAACGGCGGGTTGTCCGGTGTTCACGCCGGTGAGCTGTCGGCGCAGGTCCTCAATGGTCTGGCTGAGCGCGCGGGCATCGATCCCGGCATCGTCGACGACGTCATCTGGGGTTGCGTCATGCAGGCCGGCGAGCAGGCGCTAGACATCGCGCGTACCGCCGTGCTGGCCGCCGGCTGGCCCGAGAGCGTGCCCGGCGTGACCGTCGACCGCCAGTGCGGGTCGAGCCAGCAGTCCATCCACTTCGCCGCGGCCGGTGTGGTCGCCGGACACTACGACGTCGTCGTCGCCGGCGGTGTGGAGTCGATGTCGCGCACCCCGATGGGCGCCTCGCTGGCCAACGGTGGGCATCCCTACCCGGAGGCCTTCCGCAGCCGCTACAGCCAGACCCCGAACCAGGGCATCGGCGCCGAGATGATCGCCGAGCAGTGGGGCTTCGACCGCACCACCGTCGACCAGTACTCGCTGGATTCCCATGAGAAGGCCGCCGCCGCACAGGATGCGGGCGCCTTTGACGACCAGATCGTCGGCATCAAGGACCAGGACGGCAACGCGGTGCTCAAGGACGAGGGCATCCGCCGCGGCACCACCATCGAGAAGATGGCGGGCCTGAAGCCGGCCTTCAAAGAGGACGGCGTGATCCACGCCGGCAACTCCAGCCAGATCTCGGACGGCTCGGCGGCCATCCTGTTCATGTCGGCAGAGAAGGCGAAGTCCCTGGGGCTCAAACCACTTGCCAAGGTGCACACCGCCACGCTGGCCGGTGCTGACCCGGTGATCATGCTGACCGCCCCGATTCCGGCTACGCAGAAGGCGCTGAAGCGCTCGGGCCTGCGGCTCGAGGACATCGGCGTGTTCGAGGTGAACGAGGCGTTCGCCCCGGTGCCCCTGGCGTGGCTGAAGGACATCGGCGCCGACGAGAAGAAGCTGAACCCCAACGGCGGTGCCATCGCACTGGGCCACCCCCTGGGCGGCTCCGGCGCACGCATCATGACCACGATGCTGTACCACATGCGGGACAAGGGAATTCAGTACGGCCTGCAGACCATGTGTGAGGGTGGCGGCCAGGCCAACGCCACCATCATCGAGCTGTTGTGACCACTGACGTGACCGCTCCCGCCGCTCTCACCGAGCGGCGGGGCAACGTCCTCGTCATCACCCTCAACCGACCCGAAGCGCGCAACGCCGTCAACAGCGCGGTGAGCATCGCGGTTGGAGACGCCCTACAGGCGGCGCAGGACGACCCCGAAGTCCGCGCCGTCGTCATCACCGGTGCAGGCGAATCCTTCTGCGCAGGAGCGGATCTCAAGGCCATCTCGCGCCGCGAGAACCTGTTTCATCCCGATCACGGCGACTGGGGTTTCGCCGGTTACGTCCACCACTACATCGACAAGCCGACGATCGCGGCCGTCAACGGCACCGCCCTCGGCGGCGGAACCGAGCTCGCGCTCGCCAGTGACCTCGTCGTCGCGGAAGAGCGCGCCAAGTTCGGTTTGCCCGAAGTCAAGCGAGGGCTGATCGCCGCCGCGGGTGGTGTGTTCCGCATCGTCGATCATCTGCCGCGCAAGGTGGCGATGGAGCTGATCTTCACCGGCGATCCGATGAGTTCGGCGGATGCGTTGAAGTGGGGCCTCGTCAACCAGGTGGTGCCAGACGGCACCGCTGTCGACGCGGCAATCGCTCTGGCCGAACGGATTACATGCAACGCACCACTGGCGGTGTGGGCCAGTAAACGGGTGGCCATGGGCGTCGACGACGGCGTCATCACCGGCGACGAGGCGGGCTGGACCAGGACCATGCGCGAAATCGGAACGCTCATCCGTTCCGAGGACACCAAGGAAGGGCCGTTGGCCTTCGCGGAGAAGCGCCAGCCGGTCTGGAAAGCCAAGTAGGAAAGGCACCGAAAAGATTATGAAGCGCACGATCTACGACGCCGAGCATGAAGCGTTCCGCGACACAGTCCGGGGTTACATCGACAGCGAACTGGTTCCCAACGCCGAGAAATGGGAAGAGGATCGCATCGTCGATCGGTCGGCGTACGTGGCTGCCGGTAAGCACGGACTCATCGGATTCAACATGCCCGAGGAGTTCGGCGGCGGAGGCTCAGATGACTTCCGCTTCAACGCGATCAT contains:
- a CDS encoding tetratricopeptide repeat protein, giving the protein MADDADAPEGELTNSAASEEKSGAAEPESPAEEESTASSGDKASLSDAADPPDVDAVEPVDEDAASYDEEAAAASDVKAPKAPMSPVRLATIAGLVVVILLAGLAGWTGYRGYQAYQGEKARQLFLQVGRQGALNLTTIDWQNAEADVQRVLDSATGTFYDDFQNRSAPFVQVVKQAQSKSVGTIAEAGLESATDNEAQVLVAVTVNTSNVGAPQQEPRAWRMRLTVQKVGDDAKVSNVEFVP
- a CDS encoding alpha/beta fold hydrolase — protein: MLEPETIDVATPVVQLRVLSWGAEGAPIALCLHGFPDTAHGWRKLAPLLVDAGWRVIAPFNRGYAPSSLPSDGSFHIGALMDDALRVLDAVGPTGRDVIVGHDWGAMAGAGLAAMPDSPFKKAVIMSVPPSASFRPPGGGRVSDAGRLVATLPAQLLKSWYILFFQLPWLPERSTKWIVPRLWRKWSPGYRADEDVRHVEAAIGAPDRWRAALGYYRAVIRNSKVPTQYAELHQHWLEAPKIPTLYLHGRDDGCATPDYAQWVQKVLPDGSEVAIVEDAGHFLQLDQPDVVAKQILDFVG
- a CDS encoding WS/DGAT domain-containing protein — translated: MTVRRLSAVDAQTYWMAAKIPNDTVLLYGFDGVPADLDAAIEEIAQRARGCPDLTVCIEDGGRFRYPAWVHHEVDRSQFVVHNMGDSSFQQCLDEARVLTAERLDARVAAWRMHVFTGIEGVPGVGGPGTVAVLHISHALGGGGRTSAPAAIMFGRRDGVVPGIDAPRTGPVRLPIAGFRAARAHRRLVEDTGAGRVPSPADLRPALRTNDRPAGSRYLRTLVRRRSDLNGPTVTVAALSAVSGALAAQLRCLGEDPSFLGAEVPMAKPPPQLAYNHFGNVGVGLYPELAESERGVRIAADLDARRRRAAHPAIRMADRAFAATPAPLLRWGMDRFDPDVRVSNVTGNTVVSSVNCGAMDFHFGGARVTVACAFPGLSPMMGLTHAVCGVGDTILLSVHAAESAIGDIDAYVERLDAAL
- a CDS encoding HNH endonuclease signature motif containing protein; its protein translation is MFDQLVEAASRSRGGASVGAWARVENAACARRLLATAEELERMWAVDGSEEREQWCLDNWGAVAASVAAAQNVSLGVASHQLLIAIGLRERLPRVGEVFAAGAITYRLVSAIVARTRLISDPDTMAKVDTEIAAQVQDWGSLSAHKTETQIDYWVNRYDPAAVRRTESSARNCHVDIHDPDDGSGVVFIEGRLIITDGEALDQRLDAMARTVCERDPRTLDQRRAAALGALGHKADRLACLCEDPDCPAKDAQSSAVVVHVIAHEESLTDDTPAQLDGEAPVDPDRKPWQEMTWREALAPTPWTPVIAATPPALVVGRGMLPAPLLAAKIAGSAKLVPVVHPGNNPPEPRYIPSAVLATFVRCRDMTCRFPGCDEPAHRCDVDHTIAYPHGPTQASNLKVLCRKHHLLKTFWGWADEQHPDGTVIWTCPQGQTYTTYPGSRLLFPTLCRPTAPVRGHRSTPPTTDPARGLAMPRRTTTRAQNRTQAINDERRHNQTLIHTEAEQRARNQHNPGDSVGNEYDNTYFPTRPRPPSDHDPAPF
- a CDS encoding DoxX family protein; this translates as MTAYDSAADIGLLILRVVLGLTMAAHGYNKFFGKGGLKGTAGWFDSMGMKPGMFHARIAATTEMAAGIGLAVGLLTPIPAAGFVALMLVAAWTVHRPNGFFIVKEGWEYNLVLAASAVGIATIGAGKYSLDYALFRTSALYDFLHGWWGLVIALGLGLAGGIGQLAIFYRPPAKADA
- a CDS encoding DUF3556 domain-containing protein; protein product: MGFLKPDMPVVDFAEWSKGSRSEKIRPMAEHWAEVGFGTPVVMHLFYVVKILLYILGGWLFALATTGVDGFTNVAEWWTEPIVFQKVVLYTMLFEVIGLGCGFGPLNNRFFPPLGSILYWLRPNTIRLPPWPNRIPLTKGDARTPLDVVLYGALLVVLLIALFSDGTGPVPALGTTVGVLPMWQIWTILGLLALAGLRDKVIFLAARGEVYGSFVVAFLFVGYGVDMIIAAKLVCVAIWMGAATSKLNKHFPFVISTMMSNNPLIRTRWLKRKFFERFPDDLRPGPVSRFIAHFSTAIEMLVPLVLLFSHGGWPTYIAAFVMLCFHFGILSAIPMGVPLEWNVFMMFCVITLFVGHAEVGLSDMTTPLPAVLFLLLATIVVLGNLFPRKISFLPGMRYYAGNWDTTWWCIKPSASEKIERGLVAIASMPASQLEKVYGSPEQAMIYLYKGYAFRGFNSHGKALLTLVHHALAGRNQDEYVITEGERLCSTAVGWNFGDGHMHNEQLIAAMQKRCNFEPGEVRVIILDAQPFHRQRQEYRLVDAATGGFERGYVNVSDMVMGQPWSDDIPIHVTWSAADSSPSHP
- a CDS encoding FadR/GntR family transcriptional regulator, whose translation is MARSTPLAPMIGPDGVGGRTAVRSPKTAELVAGTLRRMVVDGQLKDGDFLPNEAELMAHFGVSRPTLREAVRVLESERLVEVRRGSRTGARVRVPGPEIVARPAGLLLELSGATIADLMTAQSGIEPMAARLLAESGTSDVFDELDRMLDEHLPTDWRSDRLAETTADFHLRMVQLSGNTTLAIISGMLHEITVRHTAFVFKEGRPVSKADYDKLMRSYRRLMQLLRSGDGAAAEAHWRKHLDVARGLMLEGLEDVKVRDVMG
- a CDS encoding thiolase family protein, with the protein product MAEAVIVEAVRSPVGKRNGGLSGVHAGELSAQVLNGLAERAGIDPGIVDDVIWGCVMQAGEQALDIARTAVLAAGWPESVPGVTVDRQCGSSQQSIHFAAAGVVAGHYDVVVAGGVESMSRTPMGASLANGGHPYPEAFRSRYSQTPNQGIGAEMIAEQWGFDRTTVDQYSLDSHEKAAAAQDAGAFDDQIVGIKDQDGNAVLKDEGIRRGTTIEKMAGLKPAFKEDGVIHAGNSSQISDGSAAILFMSAEKAKSLGLKPLAKVHTATLAGADPVIMLTAPIPATQKALKRSGLRLEDIGVFEVNEAFAPVPLAWLKDIGADEKKLNPNGGAIALGHPLGGSGARIMTTMLYHMRDKGIQYGLQTMCEGGGQANATIIELL
- a CDS encoding crotonase/enoyl-CoA hydratase family protein, with the translated sequence MTTDVTAPAALTERRGNVLVITLNRPEARNAVNSAVSIAVGDALQAAQDDPEVRAVVITGAGESFCAGADLKAISRRENLFHPDHGDWGFAGYVHHYIDKPTIAAVNGTALGGGTELALASDLVVAEERAKFGLPEVKRGLIAAAGGVFRIVDHLPRKVAMELIFTGDPMSSADALKWGLVNQVVPDGTAVDAAIALAERITCNAPLAVWASKRVAMGVDDGVITGDEAGWTRTMREIGTLIRSEDTKEGPLAFAEKRQPVWKAK